The following coding sequences are from one Rhipicephalus microplus isolate Deutch F79 chromosome 3, USDA_Rmic, whole genome shotgun sequence window:
- the LOC142804212 gene encoding uncharacterized protein LOC142804212, whose protein sequence is MKAWIQYAGRDDLLSKPASLLYATYRVCSDHFTAQSFMDPGHTRLTRMAVPSVQPAAPCSLSVASNSDCDMTAEAALQGPAVEASKSGSHTLRCPDEEGGSSLVAGERISADFVQPEKTLTSRSAVTKGTCVTGNLYVHFNTRVD, encoded by the exons atgaaagcatggatacagtatgctggacgcgatgatctcctgagtaagccggccagcctattgtacgcaacgtacagggtttgtagcgaccattttactgctcaaagtttcatggaccctgggcacacaaggcttacaagaatggctgttcccagtgtgcaaccagctgcaccat gttctctgagcgtcgcttcaaatagtgactgtgacatgactgcagaagctgcactgcaag gacctgcggtagaggcttcaaaaagtggctcccacacattgaggtgccccgatgaggaGG gtggcagctcccttgtagctggtgaaagaatttctgctgacttcgtccagccggagaaaaccttaaccagtcgttcagctgtcacaaaaggaacttgtgttaCCGGTAAtctgtatgttcacttcaacaccagagtggattga